From one Trifolium pratense cultivar HEN17-A07 linkage group LG1, ARS_RC_1.1, whole genome shotgun sequence genomic stretch:
- the LOC123885010 gene encoding tetraspanin-20-like: MRINCCHFSLAFVLKFLNFLQAFVGASILLYSIWMLNHWDHYIPQPPPLPHFYISLPRSFSPLLTSNINLPAPWFIYGFMCVGILVCCIAFFGCIAAEIINGCCLCFYTLLITVLVLLEAALVVFIAIDRQWQEDLPVDPTGQIESLRSFIEDNQDICRWVGIVVLMVQALSLLVALILRATVSTRRQDFDDEEEYDARSRCREPLLNPQSGQTAGSSKGDIRGNHSDVWSSRMREKYGLNNGDKHSYEA, translated from the exons ATGCGAATCAATTGTTGCCATTTTTCTTTAGCTTTCGTTCTCAAGTTTCTGAATTTTCTTCAAGCATTTGTTGGTGCTTCAATTCTTCTCTATTCCATATGGATGCTCAATCATTGGGATCATTACATTCCTCAACCACCACCTCTTCCCCATTTTTACATCTCTCTCCCTCGTTCCTTTTCCCCTCTTCTCACTTCCAATATCAACCTTCCCGCTCCCTG GTTCATCTATGGTTTCATGTGTGTGGGCATATTGGTGTGCTGCATTGCTTTCTTTGGTTGCATTGCAGCTGAGATTATTAATGGTTGCTGCTTGTGTTTT TACACTCTACTCATCACGGTACTTGTTTTACTTGAGGCTGCTTTAGTGGTATTCATTGCAATTGACCGTCAATGGCAAGAG GATCTTCCAGTTGATCCAACTGGTCAAATTGAGAGCCTTCGATCTTTCATTGAAGATAATCAAGATATATGTCGATGGGTTGGCATTGTTGTTCTTATGGTTCAG GCATTATCTCTACTGGTAGCATTAATTTTACGAGCCACGGTTTCTACTCGAAGACAAGATTTTGATGATGAGGAGGAATATGATGCTAGGAGTAGATGTAGGGAGCCCCTACTAAATCCTCAGTCTGGCCAAACAGCTGGGTCAAGCAAAGGTGATATCAGAGGAAACCACTCTGACGTTTGGAGCTCACGGATGAGAGAGAAG TACGGATTGAACAATGGTGATAAGCACAGTTACGAAGCATGA